A genomic segment from Desulfonatronum lacustre DSM 10312 encodes:
- a CDS encoding DUF5989 family protein, which translates to MIFLKHLLNLLREFFGFAMQHKKWWIIPLILVFLAMGLLIVVGQSTAPFIYTLF; encoded by the coding sequence ATGATATTTCTCAAACATCTACTCAATCTTTTACGAGAATTTTTCGGATTCGCCATGCAGCACAAAAAATGGTGGATTATCCCCCTGATTCTCGTCTTCCTGGCCATGGGCCTGCTGATCGTTGTCGGCCAGTCCACGGCTCCGTTTATCTACACATTGTTTTAA
- a CDS encoding acyltransferase: MTNPTPQTPPVRPTLAAQLNDASSSPLRCYARKVLGDAGPLSLAYYELVNLLFCNMPSSLGFFLRRTFYRRLFRSVGRGLIIGRGVSIRHPGKITLGHRVAVDDNALLDASGLDSEGIFIGDEVIVSRNCMVQAKIGSTTIGSRTEIGANTIISSISRVEMGKFGLIGPHCLIGGGNYKTDRTDIPMMDLGWASRGPVKVGDDVWMGAGVVIPDGVRVGTGCVIGAGAVVSKDLPDYAVAMGVPARIVRYRPKPGHQE, from the coding sequence ATGACCAACCCAACTCCCCAGACTCCTCCCGTCCGGCCCACCCTGGCGGCCCAGCTCAACGACGCGTCTTCCTCCCCCCTGCGCTGCTACGCCAGAAAGGTTCTCGGCGACGCGGGTCCGTTGTCCCTGGCCTATTACGAACTCGTCAACCTGCTGTTTTGCAACATGCCATCCAGCCTGGGTTTTTTCCTGCGCCGAACGTTTTACCGCCGCTTGTTTCGATCCGTCGGCCGCGGCCTGATCATCGGGCGTGGCGTGAGTATTCGCCACCCCGGTAAAATTACCCTGGGCCACAGGGTCGCCGTGGACGACAACGCCCTGCTGGACGCATCCGGTTTGGATAGCGAAGGAATCTTCATTGGTGACGAGGTGATCGTTTCCCGCAACTGCATGGTCCAGGCCAAGATCGGCTCCACCACCATTGGTTCGCGCACGGAAATTGGTGCCAACACGATCATTTCATCCATCTCCAGGGTTGAAATGGGAAAATTCGGTCTGATCGGCCCGCATTGCCTCATCGGCGGAGGAAACTACAAAACAGACAGAACGGACATTCCGATGATGGATCTGGGCTGGGCGTCGCGGGGGCCCGTAAAGGTGGGAGACGACGTCTGGATGGGAGCGGGGGTGGTCATTCCGGATGGGGTCCGCGTTGGCACTGGCTGCGTCATCGGCGCCGGGGCCGTGGTTTCCAAGGACCTGCCCGACTATGCCGTGGCCATGGGAGTCCCGGCCAGGATCGTCCGCTACCGCCCCAAACCGGGACACCAGGAGTGA
- a CDS encoding B12-binding domain-containing radical SAM protein, which produces MKCLFIYRTASLDITDPMGIMCLIASVKQGGHEADLMLTNLEKDLFKAVKEYRPDVIGFSLTSGSEDYYLELIRRLRKHVSFLSIVGGPHPTFFPEIIEKPEVDIICRGEGDEAIVDLLDCLQKGEDYSGIRNLWVKKGGQVVKNPMRPLIQDLDSLPYPDRDSFLKYYAYANSSTKHFLSSRGCPYDCTYCFNHMLKRLYKEEAGPGKYCRLRSVENVIREVEHVRDNYPLKIVYFHDDLFIMNKEWLKEFSAAYKARIGLPMICYVRANLVTEEVVRYLSEANCITIAMGVESGNETIRKNVLKRNMTDGQILNAARLFHKYGISIMTQNMVGLPDETLENAYETIQLNILVKPSYAWVSIFQPYPRTEMHAYCIEKGYLDPAHQQHASYQVESPINTGMTKREFENLHKFFALVIEFPFLMNLSRKLIRWPGNIAFNVIYRAFKGYTHIFRLKMSSGEIGFLGYLWDLMGYKVRRMLGKTY; this is translated from the coding sequence ATGAAATGCTTGTTCATTTACCGCACGGCGTCCCTGGACATCACCGATCCCATGGGCATCATGTGTTTGATCGCCAGCGTGAAACAGGGCGGCCACGAAGCGGACCTGATGCTGACCAACCTGGAAAAGGACCTGTTCAAGGCGGTCAAGGAATACCGGCCGGACGTGATCGGCTTTTCGCTGACCAGCGGCTCGGAAGACTATTACCTCGAACTGATCCGACGGCTGCGCAAGCACGTTTCCTTTCTGTCCATCGTCGGCGGCCCGCATCCGACCTTCTTTCCCGAAATCATCGAGAAACCCGAGGTGGACATAATCTGTCGGGGCGAGGGGGACGAGGCCATCGTGGATCTGCTGGACTGCCTTCAGAAGGGCGAGGACTACTCCGGAATCCGCAACCTGTGGGTCAAGAAGGGCGGCCAGGTGGTCAAGAACCCAATGCGTCCGCTGATTCAGGACTTGGACTCGCTACCTTATCCGGACCGGGACTCCTTTTTGAAGTACTACGCCTACGCCAACAGCAGCACGAAACACTTTCTCTCCAGTCGCGGATGCCCCTACGACTGCACCTACTGCTTCAACCACATGCTCAAACGGCTGTACAAGGAAGAGGCCGGGCCGGGGAAGTACTGCCGGCTGCGCAGCGTGGAAAACGTGATCCGCGAAGTGGAACATGTCCGGGACAACTATCCCTTGAAAATCGTCTACTTCCATGACGACCTGTTCATAATGAACAAGGAATGGCTCAAAGAGTTCTCCGCGGCCTACAAGGCCCGGATCGGCCTGCCCATGATCTGTTATGTCCGGGCCAATCTGGTGACCGAAGAAGTGGTCCGGTACTTGAGCGAGGCCAACTGCATCACCATCGCCATGGGCGTGGAAAGCGGCAACGAGACGATCCGCAAGAACGTGCTCAAGCGGAACATGACCGACGGGCAGATCCTCAACGCGGCCCGCCTGTTCCACAAGTACGGCATCTCCATCATGACCCAGAACATGGTCGGCTTGCCGGACGAGACCCTTGAAAATGCCTACGAGACCATTCAACTGAATATTCTGGTCAAACCTTCCTATGCCTGGGTCTCCATTTTTCAGCCCTACCCTCGTACGGAGATGCACGCCTATTGCATCGAAAAGGGCTATCTCGACCCGGCGCATCAACAGCACGCGTCCTATCAGGTGGAATCGCCCATCAACACAGGGATGACGAAACGAGAGTTCGAGAACCTGCACAAGTTTTTCGCCCTGGTCATCGAATTTCCCTTCCTGATGAACCTGTCCCGCAAGCTGATTCGCTGGCCCGGGAATATCGCTTTCAACGTGATCTACCGGGCGTTCAAAGGATATACGCACATTTTCCGCCTGAAGATGAGTAGCGGCGAGATCGGCTTTTTGGGATACCTTTGGGATCTCATGGGCTATAAAGTTCGACGCATGCTCGGAAAAACGTATTAG
- a CDS encoding SGNH/GDSL hydrolase family protein produces the protein MKSPKLWLGLLTILMLSLGLWFIEWSAKGMMTPTHETGRRILLGEEDQYLTRLQNTIGQPYLLYISAPNYTHPRHGPQHNADGYRGKLTPMEKRDGVLRIVCLGGSTTYGWSVDRPEQAYPAQLEKLLRANLPADYTDVEVINGGLPWGTSAEILTHYHFKYHYYQPDVVVINSGGNDANGYTYPYYHPDNSNWRQPMRNLRPLPEGWRWMARSRFTSYIILNVFYRDLIAGGQFHIDGGAIPHAPWFRINGELVAEPREIPLERLSFAHNIETLIHELQRDDVKTLLVPFRAAPGAYERQEKHFELAQILRHEEILKDFSMRYSTGFAPFPAEVVSPGNWTDHCHLNAPGEREKAEHIAHYVLTLL, from the coding sequence GTGAAATCTCCAAAATTGTGGCTTGGACTCCTGACCATTCTTATGCTGAGCCTCGGACTATGGTTTATCGAGTGGTCGGCCAAGGGAATGATGACCCCTACCCATGAGACGGGGCGGCGCATTCTGTTAGGTGAGGAGGATCAGTATCTGACGCGGTTGCAGAACACCATCGGCCAACCCTACCTGCTGTACATCAGCGCACCGAACTACACGCACCCTCGCCACGGTCCCCAACACAACGCCGATGGGTATCGCGGCAAATTGACGCCCATGGAAAAACGCGACGGGGTGCTTCGCATCGTATGCCTCGGAGGGTCCACGACGTACGGCTGGAGCGTCGACCGCCCGGAACAGGCCTATCCGGCCCAGTTGGAGAAACTGTTGCGTGCGAATCTCCCCGCGGACTATACAGACGTGGAAGTGATCAACGGAGGCCTTCCGTGGGGGACGTCCGCCGAGATACTGACCCACTACCACTTCAAATATCATTACTATCAGCCCGACGTCGTCGTCATCAACTCAGGCGGCAACGACGCCAACGGCTACACCTACCCTTACTACCATCCAGACAACAGCAACTGGCGCCAACCCATGCGAAATTTGCGCCCTTTGCCGGAAGGATGGCGCTGGATGGCCCGCTCAAGGTTTACCAGCTACATCATTTTGAACGTCTTCTATCGAGATCTGATCGCCGGAGGCCAGTTCCATATCGATGGAGGGGCCATACCCCACGCCCCATGGTTTCGGATCAACGGCGAACTTGTCGCCGAGCCGCGAGAAATTCCGCTGGAAAGATTGTCCTTCGCCCATAACATTGAAACACTCATTCATGAACTGCAAAGAGACGACGTCAAGACGCTGCTTGTCCCTTTTCGTGCAGCGCCAGGCGCATACGAAAGGCAGGAAAAACATTTTGAACTTGCTCAAATTCTGCGCCACGAAGAAATCCTCAAGGATTTCTCCATGAGATATTCCACCGGCTTTGCCCCTTTCCCTGCTGAAGTCGTCTCTCCCGGTAACTGGACCGACCATTGTCACCTGAACGCCCCCGGAGAACGGGAGAAAGCGGAACATATCGCACATTATGTATTGACTTTACTTTGA
- a CDS encoding SGNH/GDSL hydrolase family protein, which yields MHAFSKKLLLSLVTFLIAVCVMEIALRLVWKNPYQKTYTAEVVDLRLLTPLLDRTLNRAWLDPDDPFVDFRTDERGYILPVDQFTAPDVTIAFLGGSTTECRYVRPELRFPALVSNVLQEQGISANILNASRSGNTSHDSINNYFNHVVQDKPEIVVLMHAINDHGLLAKDPNYATRSGEVVTTPRQAKWLLLNLSTRSHIFGLLREVEYWLVPRHRQVGMVTSSAGASVDTEPFADRLKVFVTMVQSFGAQPVLMTQPLAEATTELTPEWADSLNQKRFNEVIRTVAESMNVPLVDLERRLEEHADYTANPLTYLYDGIHASDTGSRFYAREIATILTPLIREMSHKAHHDQ from the coding sequence ATGCATGCATTTTCCAAAAAACTGTTGTTGAGCCTGGTCACCTTTTTGATCGCCGTCTGCGTGATGGAAATCGCCCTGCGGCTGGTCTGGAAGAACCCCTACCAGAAGACCTATACTGCGGAGGTGGTCGACCTGAGACTGCTGACGCCCCTGCTTGATCGGACGTTGAATCGGGCATGGCTTGATCCCGACGATCCCTTTGTGGACTTCCGGACTGACGAGCGCGGCTACATCCTCCCCGTGGACCAGTTTACCGCCCCTGACGTCACCATCGCCTTTCTCGGCGGCTCCACCACGGAATGCCGGTACGTCCGTCCCGAACTGCGCTTTCCGGCGCTGGTTTCCAACGTGCTGCAAGAACAAGGCATATCCGCGAACATCCTGAACGCCTCCCGTTCCGGGAACACGTCCCATGACAGCATCAACAACTATTTCAACCACGTCGTGCAGGACAAACCGGAAATCGTGGTGCTGATGCACGCCATCAACGATCATGGGCTGCTGGCCAAGGACCCGAACTACGCCACCCGAAGCGGCGAAGTGGTCACCACGCCCAGACAAGCCAAGTGGCTCCTGCTGAACTTGAGCACCAGGTCGCATATTTTCGGTTTGCTGCGCGAAGTCGAATATTGGCTGGTCCCGCGACACCGGCAGGTGGGCATGGTCACCTCTTCCGCCGGGGCATCGGTGGATACGGAACCGTTCGCCGACAGGCTGAAGGTCTTCGTGACCATGGTTCAAAGCTTCGGCGCCCAGCCGGTTCTGATGACCCAGCCCCTGGCCGAGGCGACCACCGAGCTGACTCCCGAATGGGCGGACAGCCTCAACCAGAAGCGGTTTAACGAGGTCATCCGTACCGTTGCCGAGTCCATGAACGTTCCGCTCGTGGACTTGGAACGACGCCTTGAGGAGCACGCCGATTATACCGCCAATCCATTGACCTACCTGTACGACGGTATCCATGCTTCCGACACGGGCTCTCGGTTCTATGCCCGTGAAATCGCAACCATCCTCACTCCGCTCATCCGGGAGATGAGCCACAAGGCCCACCATGACCAATGA
- a CDS encoding metal-dependent hydrolase: protein MPSPLAHLAAGAAVASVCTRNVGDPFSRRWIWGSSLFFSLAPDMDAIPGFLAGNMALYHNQITHSLFFGVVACLLTSGVFWLFFRRFLDWWSYRRIASLALVSYGLHLVMDAATHGPGVKLLWPFTDERFSAPVAIFYGVRHSDGLFSLHHLITIGTELAIIAGFLLLAHFRFRLLRRVLEPISLKS, encoded by the coding sequence ATGCCTTCACCCCTCGCCCACCTTGCCGCCGGAGCGGCCGTCGCCTCCGTTTGCACTCGCAATGTCGGCGATCCGTTCTCCCGGCGATGGATCTGGGGATCTTCTCTTTTCTTTTCCCTTGCGCCGGACATGGACGCCATCCCCGGATTCCTTGCCGGAAACATGGCTCTTTATCATAATCAGATCACCCACAGTTTGTTTTTCGGGGTCGTCGCCTGCCTGCTCACGTCAGGAGTTTTTTGGTTGTTTTTCAGGCGGTTTCTTGACTGGTGGAGCTATCGGCGTATAGCTTCGTTGGCTTTGGTTTCCTACGGCCTGCACCTGGTCATGGACGCCGCGACCCACGGGCCCGGGGTGAAACTGCTGTGGCCGTTCACGGACGAGCGCTTTTCCGCGCCCGTGGCTATATTCTACGGAGTACGGCATTCCGATGGCCTTTTCTCCCTGCACCACCTGATAACCATCGGCACTGAATTGGCGATTATCGCGGGCTTTCTGCTTTTGGCCCATTTTCGCTTCCGACTGCTCCGTCGGGTTCTTGAGCCTATTTCCTTAAAATCATGA
- a CDS encoding NAD-dependent epimerase/dehydratase family protein encodes MDNICQIPPGTPVLVTGATGFTGIVLTRKLVEAGAKVSAVARSSSNLDPLKDLDVSWFMGEVFDERIIAQAMAGQEYVFHVAAAFRQARSSYQDYWNVHVGSTQVLAREALKNPHFKRFVHFSTIGVHGHIAEPPATEDAPFDPDDEYQQTKLEAELWLRAHAAEHKLPYTVIRPAAIYGPGDRRLLKLFRMALKPVFLLLGKGKCMYHLVHVDDLTNVSLVSATHPDALGQAFIAGAEEPIAVADIARIVAEHFGRKLRVVRLPISPFFLAADICERICRPLGIEPPLYRRRVAFYSKDRHFDVTKIKTMLGYAPRHANKDGILETARWYAEQGWLKA; translated from the coding sequence ATGGACAACATTTGTCAAATACCACCGGGTACCCCGGTTCTCGTCACCGGTGCGACGGGGTTTACCGGGATCGTGCTCACTCGCAAGCTGGTCGAGGCTGGCGCGAAGGTCAGCGCGGTGGCCAGGAGCAGTTCCAACCTGGACCCGCTCAAGGATTTGGACGTTTCGTGGTTTATGGGTGAGGTGTTCGATGAACGGATCATCGCCCAGGCCATGGCCGGGCAAGAGTATGTCTTTCATGTCGCGGCCGCTTTTCGACAGGCCCGCAGCTCATACCAGGATTATTGGAACGTCCATGTCGGATCCACCCAAGTCCTGGCCCGCGAGGCTCTAAAAAATCCGCATTTCAAGCGCTTTGTCCATTTTTCCACCATCGGTGTCCATGGGCATATTGCCGAACCTCCAGCCACCGAGGACGCTCCCTTCGATCCGGACGACGAGTACCAGCAGACCAAGCTGGAGGCCGAACTGTGGCTCCGGGCCCACGCCGCGGAGCATAAACTGCCCTACACGGTGATCAGGCCCGCGGCCATTTACGGCCCCGGCGACCGCCGCTTGCTCAAGCTGTTCCGGATGGCCCTCAAGCCCGTGTTTCTTCTCCTGGGTAAGGGCAAGTGCATGTACCATCTGGTGCATGTGGATGACCTGACCAACGTGTCCCTGGTCTCGGCCACCCATCCGGACGCACTGGGCCAGGCCTTCATTGCCGGGGCCGAAGAACCCATCGCCGTGGCGGATATCGCCAGGATCGTCGCTGAACATTTCGGCAGAAAGCTGAGAGTTGTTCGCCTGCCCATCAGCCCCTTTTTCCTTGCCGCGGACATTTGCGAGCGCATCTGCCGCCCTCTGGGCATAGAGCCCCCGCTGTACCGCCGCCGGGTGGCTTTCTACTCCAAGGACAGACATTTCGACGTGACCAAGATTAAAACCATGCTCGGCTATGCGCCCCGACACGCCAACAAGGACGGCATCCTGGAAACGGCCCGCTGGTACGCGGAGCAGGGCTGGTTGAAGGCTTGA
- a CDS encoding carbamoyltransferase family protein, with amino-acid sequence MAAILGISAFYHDSAAALVRDGEIIAAAQEERFTRIKHDSDFPFNAVKYCLEEAGIRGCGLDGVAFYDKPVTKFSRILETYFGVAPKGVQSFVMAIPLWLKQKLWIPMQIESALKRLGCDCQNIFFPEHHESHAASAFFPSPYEEAAVLTLDGVGEWATSTIGKGSGNRLEILKELSFPHSLGLLYSAFTYYTGFKVNSGEYKLMGLAPYGEPVYRDKILDNLLDLKEDGSFRLNLDYFGYLDGLTMTNKRFDVLFGGPPRSPESEITRREMDLASSIQMVTEEIVLRMARYAREATGCKYACMAGGVALNCVANGRLLREGIFEDIWIQPAAGDAGGALGAALAVWHMGQNGKRRVMPGRDAMRGSYFGPSFPDPVVEKFLADNGYPAEHVPDPEQRAKRIAELVADENVVGLLQGRMEFGPRALGNRSIIGDARSPKMQSIMNLKIKYRESFRPFAPSCLEERVSDFFELDRPSPYMLLVAQVQKHRQVQTPKETTLNLHDQINQTRSDVPAITHVDHSARVQTVNKETNPAYHAIIKAFEDLTGYGIIINTSFNVRGEPIVCTPEDAYRCFMRTEMDYLVLESYILSKKDQPEWKETDDWRKDYVLD; translated from the coding sequence ATGGCTGCGATTCTCGGCATCAGCGCCTTTTACCACGATTCCGCCGCGGCCCTGGTTCGGGACGGCGAGATCATCGCCGCGGCTCAGGAAGAGCGCTTCACCCGGATCAAGCATGACTCTGATTTTCCGTTCAACGCGGTCAAGTACTGCCTGGAAGAGGCAGGTATTCGAGGCTGCGGTCTGGACGGGGTGGCGTTTTACGACAAACCCGTGACCAAATTTTCGCGTATTTTGGAGACCTACTTCGGCGTCGCGCCCAAGGGCGTCCAATCCTTCGTGATGGCCATTCCATTGTGGCTGAAGCAAAAGCTCTGGATCCCCATGCAGATCGAGTCCGCATTAAAGCGCCTGGGCTGCGACTGTCAGAATATCTTCTTTCCGGAACACCACGAATCCCACGCGGCCAGCGCCTTTTTCCCGTCGCCCTATGAAGAAGCCGCCGTGCTCACCCTGGACGGGGTGGGCGAGTGGGCCACCAGCACCATCGGCAAGGGCAGCGGCAACCGGCTCGAAATTCTCAAGGAACTCAGCTTCCCCCACTCCCTGGGGCTGCTCTACTCGGCCTTCACCTACTACACCGGGTTCAAGGTCAATTCCGGCGAGTACAAGCTGATGGGTCTGGCCCCCTACGGCGAGCCGGTCTATCGGGACAAAATCCTGGACAACCTGCTGGATCTCAAGGAAGACGGCTCCTTTCGCCTGAATCTGGACTACTTCGGCTACCTGGACGGCCTGACCATGACCAACAAGCGCTTCGACGTCCTGTTCGGCGGCCCGCCACGCAGTCCGGAAAGCGAGATCACCAGGCGGGAAATGGATCTGGCCAGTTCCATCCAGATGGTCACCGAGGAGATCGTTCTGCGCATGGCCCGGTACGCCCGGGAGGCGACGGGCTGCAAGTACGCCTGCATGGCCGGGGGGGTGGCCCTGAACTGCGTGGCCAACGGCAGATTGCTGCGGGAAGGGATTTTCGAGGACATCTGGATTCAGCCGGCCGCCGGCGACGCGGGGGGGGCCCTGGGCGCGGCCCTGGCCGTCTGGCACATGGGCCAAAACGGGAAGCGCCGGGTGATGCCCGGCAGGGACGCCATGCGCGGCTCGTATTTCGGCCCGTCGTTCCCTGACCCGGTGGTCGAAAAATTCCTCGCCGACAACGGCTATCCCGCGGAACACGTTCCGGACCCGGAGCAACGGGCCAAGCGGATCGCTGAGCTGGTCGCCGATGAAAACGTCGTCGGCCTGCTCCAAGGTCGAATGGAGTTCGGCCCGCGGGCCCTGGGCAACCGCTCCATCATCGGCGACGCCCGCTCTCCCAAAATGCAATCCATCATGAACCTGAAAATCAAGTACCGGGAGTCCTTCCGCCCCTTCGCCCCGTCCTGTCTGGAAGAGCGGGTCAGCGACTTTTTCGAGCTGGATCGCCCCTCGCCGTACATGCTCCTGGTGGCCCAGGTCCAGAAGCACCGTCAGGTCCAGACACCCAAGGAAACGACCCTGAACCTGCACGACCAGATCAACCAGACCCGCTCCGACGTTCCGGCCATCACCCATGTGGACCACTCGGCACGGGTCCAGACCGTGAACAAGGAGACCAACCCGGCCTACCACGCCATCATCAAGGCCTTCGAGGATCTGACCGGATACGGGATCATCATCAACACCTCGTTCAATGTCCGAGGCGAACCCATCGTCTGCACCCCGGAGGACGCCTACCGCTGCTTCATGCGCACGGAAATGGACTATCTCGTGCTGGAATCCTACATCCTGAGCAAAAAGGACCAGCCTGAATGGAAGGAAACCGACGATTGGCGCAAGGACTACGTACTGGATTAA
- a CDS encoding class I SAM-dependent methyltransferase — protein sequence MHITAHQTDMLTLSCRRYWFKPMAAFFNALQLRAYQAASVELASPVLDVGCSDGGFGVLLSDAFGRPDHLVGIELLKGALDAAGPEARSLYREMLHGSATSLPFPDDSFQTVTANASLFAVHPGLDEAIAEFHRVLRPGGTFYASVCTDRYDQHYWLTRLFRRAGSDCLARRYADSMNTRMMQIHMFSPKEWQSQLVRGGFVIRQCHGFLSLADTPFWSFLAWTPLRVNGVLRYISYPTWRNRVAACYEHLFRKRFESTRALLPADESGYIFIEAKKL from the coding sequence ATGCACATTACCGCCCATCAGACGGATATGCTGACGCTTTCCTGCCGCCGCTACTGGTTCAAGCCCATGGCGGCTTTTTTTAATGCCCTGCAGTTGCGCGCCTATCAAGCGGCCAGCGTGGAACTCGCCTCCCCCGTGCTGGACGTGGGATGCAGTGACGGCGGGTTCGGCGTTTTGTTGAGCGATGCGTTCGGCAGGCCTGATCACCTGGTGGGCATCGAATTGCTCAAAGGCGCTCTGGACGCGGCCGGACCCGAGGCCCGATCCCTGTATCGGGAAATGCTCCACGGGAGCGCCACCAGCCTGCCGTTCCCGGACGATTCGTTCCAGACCGTCACGGCCAACGCCAGCCTGTTCGCCGTTCATCCTGGACTGGACGAGGCCATCGCCGAGTTCCATCGCGTCCTGCGGCCGGGAGGAACCTTCTACGCCTCGGTCTGCACGGATCGTTACGACCAACATTATTGGCTGACGCGTCTTTTCCGACGCGCCGGATCGGACTGTCTGGCCCGCCGCTACGCCGATTCCATGAACACCCGGATGATGCAGATCCACATGTTCAGCCCCAAGGAGTGGCAGTCGCAACTCGTCCGGGGGGGATTCGTCATCCGTCAATGCCACGGGTTTCTCTCCCTGGCCGATACACCGTTCTGGAGCTTTCTGGCCTGGACCCCACTGCGCGTCAACGGGGTGCTGCGATACATTTCGTATCCAACCTGGCGCAATCGCGTCGCGGCGTGTTACGAGCATCTGTTTCGCAAGCGTTTCGAGTCGACCCGGGCGCTGCTTCCTGCTGATGAAAGCGGGTATATTTTCATTGAGGCCAAGAAGCTCTGA